DNA sequence from the Novipirellula galeiformis genome:
TCGTTGACATTGAACGCAGGCACTTGCAGCTTGCCTGAGCGATTGAGGACTTCTAAACGGTGCACGCCAGCGGTGGTTTCTTCGCTGATGCCACGAATTTCAGTGAGCAACTCTGGGAACTTGTCGTGAACCATTGCGGTCAAGTCGCCCCCATCGTCCAAGATCATGTTGATTGGCTTGCCCGAGGGGAAATGCAAGGTTTGTTCGATGCACCAATCGAACTCTTCGTCGTTCATGCCTTTCCAGGCGTAGACAGGGACGCCGGCCGCTGCGATCGCGGCGGCGGCGTGATCTTGGGTGCTGAAAATGTTACAGCTGCTCCAGGTGACTTCGGCCCCCAGTTCGACCAACGTTTCGATCAAAACCGCGGTTTGGATGGTCATGTGCAGGCAGCCCGCGATGCGAGCTCCGGCAAGAGGCTTGGCTTGGCCATACTTTTCACGAAGCGCCATCAAACCGGGCATTTCGTTTTCAGCGAGCTGGATCTCCTTGCGGCCGAATTCCGCAAGCGTGATGTCTTTGACCTTGTAAGGAAGTCGGTTGGTTTCGACTTGTGACACTGCATACTCCAATGTTGAAAAAGGGTTGGAACGAGCGCGTCAGAGGGGTTGCGAACCGAACACAGGGACTCCCGCTGGTTCGCAATCCCCCGAACGCACTTGAGCTCTCAGGGTGTGCTGGTGCTCGATCGCACCGCAACGACGTGCGGCATGATAAACGGAAACAGACTTTTTCGCACGGGGCAAACTGGATGATTCAAATGCCCGCGCCGAAATTAGCCCCAGGCACTCCGCGTTTGAACGCAGAATTGATGAATCAAATCACTCGATTTCTGGCCTCGCGGCGCTTCGACGCCACTCGCCACATCAACGCTTTTCGCCCCCGATGCTTGGATCGCCGCGGCCACGTTTTGTGAGTGCAATCCACCCGCTAACGCCCAGCGGACGTTGGCGTGTTGCGCCGACCATCGCTCTAGGCTGTCCCAATCGAGCGATTGACCGCTGCCGCCGTGTTGCGGGCCCGCGTCGACATCGAGCAAGATTTGACAGTCCCGATCAATCCAGGGACGGGCCAATCGCTCAATTTCCTCGGGAGCCAAGGTGCCGGCGGGAAGCTTGACCGCGTGAATGAGCGGTAGCCCCAAGTTTTGATAGTCCGCGAGATCGGAAACCCGCTCGTCCCCATGCAACTGGATCGCGTCGAGGCCGACTTTCGCGACAACGTCGCCAATCCGCCCCGCCGATTCATTGACAAACACGCCGACACGGTAAAGCCCCCCCGCGTGAGCGAACGCGGACAACTCGGCCGTTGCATCCGCGGCGGGATCAAGGTAACGCACGCTGGGTGGGAAGAAGTTGAGCCCCACTGCGTCGGCCCCCGCCGAACGCACTGCATCAATGTCCGACTTGAAGCGAACTCCACAAATTTTGATTCGAAACACGACAAGCCTACCTAGAACCGGACAAATGACTGGGCCAGCCCATACCGGCTGCCCGATAGATACTACTAGGAAACTCACTTGCGTTGGAGGATGGATGTTCACAAGGAAGTATCAGCGTGTCGATGCCCGCGACCTGCTACTGGTCGCGGTTTCTTCGTTCGTCTTGGCCATTCAGTGGACGCCAGTCGCCGAGGATGCAGCTAAAACGAACACCGTTTTAAGCGATTCAGGGGCGGGGGCTCCGTTCACGAACCCGCCGCAGGCGACTCCCATCTCGGCCCAAGATTCACTCGCCCGTTGGCAGATGGAGGTTGCCGAGATTTACGCCGCGACGGATCGAGCCAAGGCAGCGAAGGAAGCAGGGCATGCAAGCAACTCCGCCGAGATTGCCCAAACCGAGATTGCCCAAATGTCGTTTGAAGCAGCGGTCCCGGCGAAGGCCTCCACTCCGCCCGCTCCGGCGCTGCAGAGAAACCCGCCCTCACCGCATCGCAATTCCATTCCTTTTCTTTCAGCGTTTTTGATCGCGGGGGCTGCTAGCATAATCTTCGCAGCATGGTGCATCTCATTTCCCGCCTCGCCAATGCCGCCAGTGGTGTCGGCCAAGTTCAGGAGTGAATCACAAGACCCCCATTCGGGCCAGACGCTCTCGATCGACGCCCCAGCGGGCTGGTTTACCGTCCGCCAGCCCATCGCGGTTCGGCTTCGCCAAGGTTGTTTTGCCAGCCTTGTCGTGATCGCAATCGCAGCGAGCGTGCTTTAACCCGGGTATTTCATAGTTCGCATTGCAGAGAGTGCCAAGCTGCGGCCGCCAATCGATCCGCCGCTGGGGCCTCAGTCCCGTTAGCATTTGGGAACGGTAGCAATTGGAAACGGGGATTAAGGGCTTATCCTAGGCTGCTAAACGTTGGCTGCTAAACGTTTGACGTTGTCAGGGAGAAACGTGGGCACACGATTTGTTCCACGTTTCGCTTCAAAGGGGCAGCCCGATAACCGCCCCAGGCAACGCCTGGGGTTATCCATGGACGAAATCAAACAACAAGCCCAATCGTCAATCGGGCCTTGATTAGACCAAGCCAGTCAACGCACCTTCACCACAATAGTCAGGGTTACCGAAGCTCTCTGCGGGGTGCCCCATCGCTTCGGCGATGCTAAGCAGCAAGCGGTTGTGTGCGACATTTTTGAACTTCATCGCCCGACCGGTATCGAACCCGAGGCCACCACCGACCAACACAAAGGGGATGTTGTTGCGGGTGTGAGAGTTGCCTTTGCCGAGCTCGTTGGTCCACACGATCGTGGTGTTATCCAAGAGCGAGCCGCTGCCATCGGGCTCGGGTGTTTCAGCGAGTCGCTTGGCCAACAACGCCACTTGCTCGCCGTACCAAGTATTGATCTTGATCAATTTTTCGTACGCCGCCTCGTTCTTGTCGGGCTCGTGCGACAACCCGTGGTGACCTTCGTCGATTCCGAGCCAACGCATCTTCGCGTTCCCGACGCTATTGGTGATTTGATAGGTGGCGACACGGGCATAGTCCGCTGCGAAGCTATTGACCAACAACTCGATTTGCATCTTAGCAATCTGCGGCATGTTGTCGTTTTCGGTGTCAACGTTGGGTGGCATATTGGGAATAGCATGCCCTACGTCGGCCTTCTTTTTCGATTGCTCCAGTTCGGTTTGCAGTTCCTTTTCGACCGAACGGACCATTGCGACATGCTCCTCGAGGATCCGTCGATCTTCGCTGCTGATCATCTTTTCGACGCGGCGAAAATCTTCGCTCAAATCATCCAACACACTCGCTAGCAGTTCACGATTTTTGCTTTGCCCGTAGAGTTTATCAAACATTTGATAAGGATCGCTGATTGGTGCAACCGGTTGATTGGGACCGGCGTAAGACATCCGGGTCCAGGTATCGGCGCGTTCGGGGACCATGACACCAAATTCAAGCGATCCAAAGCGAGTTTGCTTTGTCGGGTCCGCTTGCATTTGTTGTTTTAGATATTGGTCAATCGAAATGCCTTGGGACCAGCCGGCCGGTGTATCCGAACCACCCTGGATATCACCGGGGAACAATTCGACGCCGGTCAACAAGCAACCGATCCCACGCATGTGGCCGTCGCCATCGCCTTGGATTTTGTTGCACACGCCATGCAGCGTCATCATTTGATCCTTGAAACCAGCCAACGGCTCGAGGATCCGTTTGATGTCGTAATCGCGTCCTTCCTTGTCAGGCCAAAAGTGGTCTGGAATCACCCCGTTGGGGCTGAACAGAAAGACGATCCGTTGCTTTCGTGCGGAGGTCGCGGCCGCCCAACCTAGACTCGGCAGACTGAACAAGAAATTCGCGGCAGCGGCGCTGACGCCCAACTTGGTCAGGAACTCGCGGCGAGAAGGTGAAGCATTCATCGTAATACTGCCTAGGTTTCTGGGGTAGGATTCACAGGTTCGGTTGCCGCGGTGACGGCGATCGAAACAATCAAATCTCGGATTTTGAATCCGCTGTTTCGAAATTGCTCGGTCAATTCGGTAAGCGTGTCGGGGCCGTAAGCTCCGATCGGCTGTTTGACAAAATATTCAAAAGCGGCTTCGACGAACGCGCGGTGTGCATCCTCGCTTTGGACGAGGTAGTCTGCCAAATCGCGGGCGTTCTTGAATTGGACCGTGTTGCCTTGGCGGTCTTCATAACCGCCGCTGGCATCGATCGGTCGGTCGTTCTCCTGTTCTCTTAATCGGCCAACCGCGTCGAAGCCTTCCAGTGCAAATCCGAGCGGATTGATTTTGTCGTGGCAAACCAGGCAGTTCACCTCATTGGTTTGCAGCTCCACCCGCTCTCGAGTCGTCAATTGAGGATGCAGATCGGCGTTCAAGGGGGAAAACGCTGCATTCGGAGGCCGCAACGTTCGCCCGAACATATAGCGATACAGGAACACACCGCGGTGAATCGGGGACGTCGTTTGGAAGTAGGACAATTTGCTCATCAAGAGCGGATGATTCAACAGCCCCATTCGTGATGCGGGGTCTGCGACGCTGCGGACGAGTTGACCGGCTTGGTTCGCCGTCTCGCTCTGCGCTTGGTTTGCCGTCTCGCTCTGCTCTTGGTTTGCCGTCTCGCTCTGCTCGAGGGGCTTCCACGCATCCCCATAGAACTCCGCCAGACGCGGGGTGGTGTAAGCCCAGTCGGCTTGGAAAAGCTGGCGATAGTCGCTTGCTTCGCTCCACACGATTTCGTCGATCATGGCCGCAAACGAATTGCGTAAGTCGCTCACAAGCGCCTTGTCAAAACCGGGATAGATCTCGTTGTCCTTGCTGATTTCGTCGGTCTCAGCGACCTCGAACCAATTCAACAGAAACTCGCGTGTTTTCGCCTTGGTGCGATAATCGTTCACCATAGAGCCAGCGGTTTGTCTGATTTGAGCCTCGTGCGCGAGTTCGTTTTTGCCGACCTTCGCAACAAGCCCATCGCCGGTTGGAAGTGAATCAAACATCACTAACGCAAGCCGATTCGCTGCGCGTTGGGAGCGAGACGAATGGGAGTCAAGCAGCGGGTACAAAAAGCGTGGCGATTTCAGCGTCAGCAACATTACGCGGCGAATCGCTTCGCCGTCATCATCTGTGGCATCGAGTTGTTTATCGATATAGATTTGGCGAGTCTCGTCCGGCAGCGCGCCGCGAAACGCCGTGCTCACAATTTCTTCGAGGAAACGACGCAGCAGTGCACGATTCTCGTTCGGCTGCTTTTTGTTTTTTTGTTGGTACTGAGGCCACAGCTCCTCCGCGACCAACTTGGAAAACTCGACCGCGGATTGAGTCGTCGAATCATCCCAAATACGACTGATTTCGGTACCACGTTCATAGCCGTAGCTGCGGTCATCCGGCGGCAATTTCGCTTGCAACGAAAACGCAGCGGGGAAACTGACCGACAACCATTGCCGCTCGGGAATGATCGATTCGACGCCGCCTGGGGGAATCCAGGAGAGCGATAGCGAGGCCGGGGGTTGCTCCGTTTTGCGTTTCCGTTGAGTGAACTCCAATTTGACCGGGTAACCGCGACCGGCAGTCAATTGGATGCGTTTGCGGAACTCGGTGCGACCTGCGGATTGCACATGGTTGTCAATAAAAATCCGTTGCGGCCCGCCGAGCGACATTTTGCACGAACAGGTGCTGCGCAGCACGATTTCGTATTCGCCCGTACGATCCGGCATCAGCGTGCCGCTCCAATGGATATAGTACTCTTCGGGCTTGATCCCTTCGCCCGGTCCGTCGTGACCGAAATCAAAATCGAGCACCGGATCGGTGCGTTCGATCATCTTGGCTTCGTTCTTCCATCGCGGAGTATCGAAGTAGATGCCACGAACACCGTGTTCATCGTGGTTCCAACCGCTGCCCGACAATTTTGCAAACAGGTCCGCCAAGCTCTGACGCAATTGGTCGCCAGTCAAACGCGATAAACTAATTTTCGGAGGACGATTGCGAACGCGAGCTGCTTCGCTGTAGAAGGATTTGTAAATGTAATTTGCGACCGCGACCGCATCCTCGCCTTGACAAGACTCTGGATCATCTTCGGGCATCGTCTCCGAAATGATCTTTGCCAGCTGCCCCAGCGACGCGTCGCCCGCCAGTGCGTTTGCGTACTCAGACTCAACGCCTTGGCCTTCGCCGCCGTGGCACGATGCACATTGACTTACATAAATCGACCTCCCTCGTTCCACCTCTTCCGATTTCGCATGCAATCTTGGCATAACGAAGCCGACGATAGTGACGATCGCGATGCGGCAGTAAAGGTGAAAGTGGAACACGATGCTCAGTAATGCGTGGTTCGTGGTAGGCTCGAAATGCAATCGGGGAATTCACATCACGGTGGCATGGCAATGGCGAACTCTGTGCCCGCCAATCGATGTGCCCGCCAATCGAGCGGAGCCCCCGTCGAGCGGAGAGGCATGCGATGCGTAGGCACGTGCGGCGGGAAGGGAGGGGAGGCTCCCATTATACCAACCCGAAAAGGCCAAAACACGGTATCAACACCGTTTTTAACATGGCCAGTTTCAACAAGGCCAGCGATTTAATCCCCAGGCACAAGCGAGGGAGGGGCAGCGGGGAGGTGGGCGGATACAACGCACGGGAGAGGCGGGGGAGACAACGCCCGCCCCGCCAGCGGGAGTCCGTTTGGATTGTCCAAGAGGCCGACCCCCAAAACATCGAAAGGCGAAGGCGCTCTAAAATGCGCAAGAATCAGGCTGTCTGCTGTTTTTTCAGGCAAATCATCCCTGTCAGTGGAACGATCCGAATCGCGACTCACCAATATCCACACCGTTAGGCGGCTGCAGCGGACCATTAACCCCCATTGCATGCGTCATTCTCAGGATGCCATTTATGGTATGTAACGTGCGGTAAAGAAAGGAGTTCACGCTTCATTCACACTCCACTGGGGAACGGCAAACAATGACTGTTAGCCAGGATTATCGCCACGATTCGCCCGCTCCGGTTTCATCGGCCCAGGGAGCGCCATCACCCCCCGGTGAAGCGGAACGCAATCGCCATTGGTTAGTCGTCGCAAAACAAGAAGCGGCCCTGACGGAGGGGGAAGTGGTTGTGATCGACCTTTCCAATGTGGAAAGGATTGACAGCAATGAGTTGTCGGAATTGATTCGCTTGCAGCTCTCAGCGAGAAGCCGCGGGGGAAGTCTGATGCTCAAAAATGCCCACAAGAACTTGCAAAAAGTCTTTGCAATGACCCGCTTGGATCGGCTGATCGAGATGCGATTGCCGATGTTGACGGAGCCTGTTCCGGCACCGCCTCGGGAATAGATTCCGCTTGCTTAGAGAAACTCGGCTTGGTCAGCCCTCGCATCGTCGTTTTCAAGTCGCGTCATTGCCGTTTTTCCCAGGCAATACGAACCCGACGCGTTATCGAGGGACCGAGTCAAGTGTGAGATTCCCTCGCTGACGCGGCGG
Encoded proteins:
- a CDS encoding phosphoribosylanthranilate isomerase, with product MFRIKICGVRFKSDIDAVRSAGADAVGLNFFPPSVRYLDPAADATAELSAFAHAGGLYRVGVFVNESAGRIGDVVAKVGLDAIQLHGDERVSDLADYQNLGLPLIHAVKLPAGTLAPEEIERLARPWIDRDCQILLDVDAGPQHGGSGQSLDWDSLERWSAQHANVRWALAGGLHSQNVAAAIQASGAKSVDVASGVEAPRGQKSSDLIHQFCVQTRSAWG
- a CDS encoding DUF1552 domain-containing protein; the protein is MNASPSRREFLTKLGVSAAAANFLFSLPSLGWAAATSARKQRIVFLFSPNGVIPDHFWPDKEGRDYDIKRILEPLAGFKDQMMTLHGVCNKIQGDGDGHMRGIGCLLTGVELFPGDIQGGSDTPAGWSQGISIDQYLKQQMQADPTKQTRFGSLEFGVMVPERADTWTRMSYAGPNQPVAPISDPYQMFDKLYGQSKNRELLASVLDDLSEDFRRVEKMISSEDRRILEEHVAMVRSVEKELQTELEQSKKKADVGHAIPNMPPNVDTENDNMPQIAKMQIELLVNSFAADYARVATYQITNSVGNAKMRWLGIDEGHHGLSHEPDKNEAAYEKLIKINTWYGEQVALLAKRLAETPEPDGSGSLLDNTTIVWTNELGKGNSHTRNNIPFVLVGGGLGFDTGRAMKFKNVAHNRLLLSIAEAMGHPAESFGNPDYCGEGALTGLV
- a CDS encoding DUF1588 domain-containing protein — protein: MPRLHAKSEEVERGRSIYVSQCASCHGGEGQGVESEYANALAGDASLGQLAKIISETMPEDDPESCQGEDAVAVANYIYKSFYSEAARVRNRPPKISLSRLTGDQLRQSLADLFAKLSGSGWNHDEHGVRGIYFDTPRWKNEAKMIERTDPVLDFDFGHDGPGEGIKPEEYYIHWSGTLMPDRTGEYEIVLRSTCSCKMSLGGPQRIFIDNHVQSAGRTEFRKRIQLTAGRGYPVKLEFTQRKRKTEQPPASLSLSWIPPGGVESIIPERQWLSVSFPAAFSLQAKLPPDDRSYGYERGTEISRIWDDSTTQSAVEFSKLVAEELWPQYQQKNKKQPNENRALLRRFLEEIVSTAFRGALPDETRQIYIDKQLDATDDDGEAIRRVMLLTLKSPRFLYPLLDSHSSRSQRAANRLALVMFDSLPTGDGLVAKVGKNELAHEAQIRQTAGSMVNDYRTKAKTREFLLNWFEVAETDEISKDNEIYPGFDKALVSDLRNSFAAMIDEIVWSEASDYRQLFQADWAYTTPRLAEFYGDAWKPLEQSETANQEQSETANQAQSETANQAGQLVRSVADPASRMGLLNHPLLMSKLSYFQTTSPIHRGVFLYRYMFGRTLRPPNAAFSPLNADLHPQLTTRERVELQTNEVNCLVCHDKINPLGFALEGFDAVGRLREQENDRPIDASGGYEDRQGNTVQFKNARDLADYLVQSEDAHRAFVEAAFEYFVKQPIGAYGPDTLTELTEQFRNSGFKIRDLIVSIAVTAATEPVNPTPET
- a CDS encoding STAS domain-containing protein, whose amino-acid sequence is MTVSQDYRHDSPAPVSSAQGAPSPPGEAERNRHWLVVAKQEAALTEGEVVVIDLSNVERIDSNELSELIRLQLSARSRGGSLMLKNAHKNLQKVFAMTRLDRLIEMRLPMLTEPVPAPPRE